ACCAACACCTCTACCCCAGACTCCACCGCACACCAGCACAAAATAATATTGCGGCCGTGACTCCATAACTCGCTAAACTGTTGCGCCAATAGCTGCAAATTTAACTGTTGTACCTTGCCTATTTCAGCGGCAATAGTGGCGTCTAAACCCAGCGGATTGGAATTATTATCTACCATAAAGCCTTAATTTCATTATTGGCTGTACCATTATTTAGCCGTAACACTATTAGCCATAACCCGAATTAACCCACTGTAGGACTAAACAAACATCAAGCCCACACCGCCGTTATTATGGTGCACCACCTGCATAGCCACAGGCTCATCATTAATAACACCGGTATAGCGTTTAATTTTAACCTTAAGCACGGTACCTATAGGCGGCGCAATATTGGCCCCCAATATGACAAACATGCCGCCGTCCGATAAGTCTCTGGCTTTGAGTTCACGGTAAGCTAGGCTGGGGTGGTTGAGTTCAACTGTTGCCGAGCACTCCGCCCGTACATATTTACGCTGCTCGTCCATTATTCACCTTTTTCGCAATCTTATTAGTAGTAGCATAATAGCCAATATGAGCAATAGTGCGTATTAAGGCCTAATTAAGGCTGTGCTGCAAGCACCATTGTCATTACAATAGTGCACTTATTATCGCCCTAAAGTACCGTTATATCTATTGATGAAACTATTAATCGCCCTGCTCGCCAAGCTACCTTTACCCGCGTTGTATCAACTTTCTAACGTCCTCTATAGTTTGGCCTATTACCTAGTGCGCTACCGTCGCGACATTGTGCGTAGCAATCTCAACCACGCCTTTCCCGAAAAAACTCTGGCCGAGATTATTAGCATAGAAAAAGCCTACTACCGTTTTATTTGCGATAACTTTATGGAGGCCATAGCCTCACAAAATATCAGCGCCGAGGATTTAAACGCACGCTTTGAGTTTAGCAACCTAGAGCTCATCCAGCCTTATCTAGATAATAAGCAATCCCTGCAATTACTCTCTATACACCAAGGCGGCTGGGAATGGTTGGTGCAATTGCTACCCTACAAACTCAATGCGCCGGTAGACGCTATTTATAAACCGCTGCACGATGATTTTTTTGATGCTATCTTTTTGGCCAATCGCTCCAAGCTAGGCACGCAGTTAATCCCCTCTAATAAAGCCATGAAACACATACTGCGCAAACGCAAAGAGTTTCACCTAATTACCATGACCGCCGATCAGGCACCGATTAGAAAAGATAAAAAGTACTGGCAGTTGTTTTTTAATCGCCCGGCACCGTTTTATCTGGGTACCCAAAAAATTGCCGAGCTCACTCAAAACCCAGTGGTGTATTTTCGTGTACACAGAGTCAAACGCGGCTACTACAAGGTGACGTTTGAAATTATTGCCCAGCCACCTTATGCCAAAAACAGCTACCAGGTGATAGACAATTATATCGCGGCTATGCAGCGCGCGATTACCGCCCAGCCCGAAACCTGGCTGTGGAGTAATCGCAAATGGCGGCGTAAGCCCACCGGTGACAGCACGGATATTTTTGCGGCAGACTTCCCCAAGCAACAGTACCTGCCTGAATCAGACCAGCCCTAACAGCTTTAATTAGTCTATACCCAGCCAATCAAAACCTTGATCTTGTTTGGCCAACAATAGCGGCTGCTCATCACCGTAAACGCCCATAATCGCATTGCGCGCCAGAGTCTCGGTGTTGTTTTGCTCGCTAATGTGTGAGATCACCAAATGCTGCAAGAGCTCAGTATTGATCTCACGTAATAAATTGGCCGCCTGCACGTTATTCAAATGTCCCCACTGGCCACCCACACGCACTTTTAATGACTGTGGATAAGGTCCCATCGCCAACATTCTACTGTCGTGGTTACACTCCAACATTAGGCTATCGCAGTGCAGGTATTGCTGGATAATAAACGGGGTAATGCTGCCCAAATCAGTTAACACCCCCAAGGTTTTTTGCTGGTGCCTAAATACAAACTGGCAAGGCTCGCGGGCATCGTGGGGCACGACTACCGGGGTGATTTCTATATCCGCAATATGAAAATTTTGGTGGGTATTAATTAAATGCCGAATGGGTAATTTGGCCACGCTTTTGTGCTGAGCGGTGCCGTGGGTGAGATAGACGGGAATATTATAGCGCCGCGCCAAAGGGCCAACCCCGGCGATATGATCACCGTGTTCGTGGGTAACTAGAATTGCTGTCAGGTCTTCTGGCTGATGGCCCAGCAGAGCTAGGCGCCTCACGGTTTCTTTAATAGTAAAACCGCAGTCCAATAGCAGCAAACCCTGCGGCGACTCTATTAACGTCGCATTGCCTTTGCTGCCACTACCTAACGAGGCGAAACGTAGGCTCACTAGCTCAGGTGCCGCTTAATCAGTTTTAATAATTTATTGGCTTCGCCTTCAACAAAAGGCTGGCCATTTTGCTGCTCTATGCGCACTTCTACCGCTTGCTCATCACGGTTTTTAACCCGTATAACGTAGAGTACACCCTGCTTTTTAGCCTCCGCATCATCATCGCTAAACCAACCGGAGAACCAGCCCGAAAACCAACCGTCATCCTCTTCGTCATCGATGCTGTTGGGGATATGACGCACATAATAAACTTGCTCGCCTATATCTAAATCTGATTGCTTAAAACCGGCCTTGTCTATGGCTAAGCCCAAAGAAGCCCAAGCGCGATAGAAAGGCAGACGCAATAAGATATAAGGCTCACTGCCCTGTAATTGTTCTATGCTAACGCGGCCGGAAGAATCCAAAGCCTGTTCGGCCAACATGGATACCGAACCCTCTATCGCCGAGTCGGCTAAGAATTGTGATAGCTGCGTCACCAAAGCGGACTCACGCGCCAAGCTACTAGATTGGCTGGGCCACTGCGGGCCTGCGGCGATATCCATATGCAACACATGTACTTCGCTGCTGCCGCGCTGCACCCCTTGCTCTATATGTAATTGATAGCGCTCTTTAGGCAATTCGCTGTTTACCGGTTGTATCCAGGCGGTTTCCAACACACCTTTGACCGCATCGGTACGCAGTAAGCCCACGCCCCCTAAGTTAAAAAAGCTGCGCAGCCTAGGCCACACTTGGCCGGGAGAACCGTTGACCAGTATCCATTGCTCGTCACCTAAGCGATTAATACGCACCGCATCCCTATCCACTTCGGCCCCTAAAGCATCGGGGCGCGGCACTACAAACTCACCGCTGAGTTCACCGCGATCAGAGATAACGGGAATCATATAGCCATCATCTATACTATCGCTGCGCACATCGGCGGGCAGCTTCATGGGGGGCAAATCTTGGGACTTGCGATAATCATTGCTGCGGTCGCGAAAAATACCGTCATCGCCGGTTAGCCAACCACAGGCGGTGGTACTAAAAGCGATAGCAACTAGCGCCGCTATCTTTATCTTTTTAGGGCTTAGCTTAGAATTTAACTTAGAATTTAACTTAAAGTTCAACTTAGAGTTTAACAACGTCAATTACCTGCGGTTAAGGAGCTATAAAATACCAGATTCTTGCATCGCCGCTCGCACGACAGGTTCATACTCTTTGCTCATCACCGTCAGTGGCAAGCGCAGTGTTTCGCCGATTAATCCCATTGCATGTAAGGCCCATTTCACCGGTATGGGATTGGCCTCAACAAACAACTTGTCATGTAGCGGCTGAATTTTTTGATTTATTTGCCTAGCCAGCTCGGCATCGCCTCGTAAGGCCGCCTCACACATCCGCGCCATTTCTGCTGGCGCCACATTGGCGGTGACCGATATATCGCCCTTGCCGCCATTCAGCATTAATTCTAGCGCCGTAGCATCATCACCTGAATACACCGCCAATTGGTCGCCGCAGCGGGCAATAAG
Above is a window of Dasania marina DSM 21967 DNA encoding:
- a CDS encoding lysophospholipid acyltransferase family protein — encoded protein: MKLLIALLAKLPLPALYQLSNVLYSLAYYLVRYRRDIVRSNLNHAFPEKTLAEIISIEKAYYRFICDNFMEAIASQNISAEDLNARFEFSNLELIQPYLDNKQSLQLLSIHQGGWEWLVQLLPYKLNAPVDAIYKPLHDDFFDAIFLANRSKLGTQLIPSNKAMKHILRKRKEFHLITMTADQAPIRKDKKYWQLFFNRPAPFYLGTQKIAELTQNPVVYFRVHRVKRGYYKVTFEIIAQPPYAKNSYQVIDNYIAAMQRAITAQPETWLWSNRKWRRKPTGDSTDIFAADFPKQQYLPESDQP
- a CDS encoding PilZ domain-containing protein; translated protein: MDEQRKYVRAECSATVELNHPSLAYRELKARDLSDGGMFVILGANIAPPIGTVLKVKIKRYTGVINDEPVAMQVVHHNNGGVGLMFV
- a CDS encoding MBL fold metallo-hydrolase codes for the protein MSLRFASLGSGSKGNATLIESPQGLLLLDCGFTIKETVRRLALLGHQPEDLTAILVTHEHGDHIAGVGPLARRYNIPVYLTHGTAQHKSVAKLPIRHLINTHQNFHIADIEITPVVVPHDAREPCQFVFRHQQKTLGVLTDLGSITPFIIQQYLHCDSLMLECNHDSRMLAMGPYPQSLKVRVGGQWGHLNNVQAANLLREINTELLQHLVISHISEQNNTETLARNAIMGVYGDEQPLLLAKQDQGFDWLGID
- the bamC gene encoding outer membrane protein assembly factor BamC; its protein translation is MLNSKLNFKLNSKLNSKLSPKKIKIAALVAIAFSTTACGWLTGDDGIFRDRSNDYRKSQDLPPMKLPADVRSDSIDDGYMIPVISDRGELSGEFVVPRPDALGAEVDRDAVRINRLGDEQWILVNGSPGQVWPRLRSFFNLGGVGLLRTDAVKGVLETAWIQPVNSELPKERYQLHIEQGVQRGSSEVHVLHMDIAAGPQWPSQSSSLARESALVTQLSQFLADSAIEGSVSMLAEQALDSSGRVSIEQLQGSEPYILLRLPFYRAWASLGLAIDKAGFKQSDLDIGEQVYYVRHIPNSIDDEEDDGWFSGWFSGWFSDDDAEAKKQGVLYVIRVKNRDEQAVEVRIEQQNGQPFVEGEANKLLKLIKRHLS